The sequence CCAGTTCCGAATGCAGATCCAACATATGCATGCCATCCGGGTCCATATGCTCTCTCTCCAAGAGCTCCGGTCTTAATCAGACAGGCATCATTCTTTAAAAGGAGAACATATACTCCTTTATCCATATCCTGATTGTATAAGGGTTGCAGCACCCTTAATGAATCGATCCCCGTGTTCACGTACAGGAATGCCATGACCTGGATAGAGTCCATTCACTTTGAGTTCAGTCAGTTTTTGTATAGACTCAGAAAGTCTGGTCCTGCTTCCTCCAGGAAAATCATATCTCCCAAATGCACCATCAGAAAAGACCGTATCACCTGAGATGAGTTCTGCTGAATCCTGGTCATACAGGCAGATACTACCAGGAGTATGGCCGGGAGTATGAATTATCTCATATCCTTCTATCACTTCTCCTCCCTCAAGTATCATATCTGGAATAATGCCTGGTGAATGTGCACCAAAATGCATCGAGAGACTTAAATTATCATTCATGAGCCCTTCTGCATCTGCCTGGTGGATATAGATTTTTGCTCCGGTCATCTTCTGAAGTGCAGGCAGGTAGGCAATGTGATCAAAATGACAATGGGTAAGGATGATATGAGTGATTGTGTTCCTATGCGCCTCAATTGCCATTGGAGTTACTCCGGCATCAACGAGGATAGTTCCCCGTGCGACATAGGCGTTTGCATACATCCCTCTTCCCGGGATGAATTTTACTACCATGTGACTATCATATTCCCCTGCATACAACAAGTAGGATATGGTAAATTACCGGGATTACCTTCCTGATACATCTCTTGTCAAAGCAATTGCAGAGGCCGAATCACTCGATAAAGATCGCATATTTCGGCTGATCCAGTCAGGGAGAGTGGTAATTCCACATAATCCAAGAAGACCCCATCCTCCCTGTGCAATTGGTGAAGGATGCAGGGTCAAAGTAAATGTCAATGTCGGCACATCACAGGATCTGTGCGATCCAACTCTCGAAAAGGAAAAAGCACAGGCGGCTATACTCAATGGTGCTCACACCCTGATGGATCTCTCCACCGGTGGTGATATACCGGCAATTCGCCGCATGATTTTATCAAACAAAGTTCCTGTTGGTACAGTCCCCATATACGAAGCCGTCCGGCGGGCAGGATCAGTCAGGGATGTGGATGCCGATCTCATTTTTCAGGTTATCAGAGAGCATTGCAGGGATGGTGTAGATTTCCTCACCCTACATTGTGGCGTAAATCGGGATGTGTTCCGTTCTCTTCAGGAGGATCCACGGCGCATGGGAGTGGTATCACGGGGTGGAGCATTTCATATAGCCATGATGGCCGCCCGTGAAGAAGAAAATCCACTCTGGTCTGAATTTGATTACCTGTGTGAAATTCTTGCAGAATATTCTGTCGTTATTAGTCTGGGTGATGGCATGCGGCCGGGTTGTCATGAAGATGCTTCCAGGGAAGCAAAGACAGTTGAGTACCTGAATCTTGGCCGACTTGCACGAAAATCTCAAAGCCTTGGGGTGCCCCGGATGATAGAAGGTCCGGGACATATGCCTCTTGAACAGATTGGGTATAATGTCCGGATGATAAAAGAACTGACAAATCATGCCCCACTTTATCTTCTCGGTCCGCTGGTCACTGACATAGCATCTGGATATGATCATGTTGTTGGGGCTATCGGTGGGGCTATTGCATGTAAACATGGGGCCAATTTCCTTTGCATGGTATCACCCAGTGAGCATCTTGCACTTCCCCGTGTACATGATATTGTTGAAGGCACACGGGCATCAGTCCTGGCTGCACATATTGGAGATTTGTTATCCGGCCGAACAGATGCAAAAGATCGTGAACTCATGATGGGAAAGGCACGACAGGAGTTAGACTGGGAAAAACAGTTCAATACTTCATTGTTTCCGGAAGTAGCCCGTAATATCCATGACCGTGATCCGAAAGGAGAGACCTGCTCTATGTGTGGAGATCTCTGTGCAGTGAAAATGGTCCGGGATCTATTTAAGACTCCTGACATTTCACGAAATGAGAAATGCTGATAAATGACAGACACATATGATAGATTGCAGACGCAGGAAAGACCTGAATAGTAATGTACATACCTCCCGCTGGTGGCAGGTTCTCATACATGGCTATTTCCGTCGCCTTTGGCACTCAGAAAAAAAATCTTCTGAAGAGCTATCTGCGTTATGCATCGACATTGTGAATTCGTATGGAAGGCAAGCGTTTGTACGTTGGTAATCTGACGTACTCTGTAAAAGAAGACCAATTGAAAGATTTATTCTCTCAGTATGGTGAAGTTGTCAGCGTAAAAATTATTGAGCAGAAAGGGTTTGGATTTGTAGAGATGGCCACCAGCGAAGAAGCCCAGGCAGCAATGGATGCACTGAATCAAACCGTATTTGAAGGAAGAACAATGCGGATTGATGAGGCAAGACCCATGCAGCCAAGACGGGAGTATGACCGCGGATCAGGCGGCGGTTATAACCGTGGTGGGGGATACGGCCAAGGCCGCAGATACTAAATTTTCCTTTTATTTCACAGTTATAACTTTTTTATACGGTCTCCCAAAGGTAACCGAGACACCCTGTCCTCCCCGTGCCGCCTGATATGAAAGTTCGTAGGTTCCCGGAGTTGATGGAGACATTAGTTCAAAATTGAATGTGTACGATTGCTTGGATTTGACAATTGAAGGGACAACCAACCATTCAGGTCCACTTGTTGCAGCCTGATCCGTTGCTTTAATTCCTACTGCATGCATGTCCAGCCAGTCATCAGAGCCGTCATTGAAAATAGTGATTGTAACCGGATAGGAAGTTTTGGTCTGCATTTCAGAGGGTATGGTATCTCCGATAATAATGGCATGAATTCCAGTTATAATTGACAATGGTGTTGAGACCGGGACAGGCGTGTGAGTTACAGGTACTTGTTCTACAGGTTCGGCATCAGTCTCAGGTGGTGAATACCCGGTCCCTGAAGGAACGAGTGTATATTGATCGATAAGTCCTGCTTCAGTGTAAGGGATATCTCCGATACCATTGTGATCAACATCAGTAATTTTATGCGAAACGTATACTGGTATTCCCCCCATCGCCCAGAGGTTACCCCCGGTAAGGTCTCCCTTAATAATGTTCGTCTGATTTAAAAGGGGATGGAAAAGTGTTGTTCCTTCACTTTCATTATTTTTAATATTTACCAGATTATCCAGGATGTTGTTCCAGATATGAACTCCGGTCGTTTGATCAAGAAGGATTCCTGGAGCATGGTTACCCTCAATTCTGCATCCGGTAATATCCCCACCGGATGTTTTCTGAAGATGCAGTCCGATACCGGAATTATCCGAAATAATTACATTCCTGATGTCTGGAATTCCCCCAATAATCTGCAGACCGATTTCATTATTTCTGATTTCTGATTGCCAGATCGATAATGCTGCCAGATCTTTTGACACCATTCCTATCCTTGAACCGGTAATTGTAACTCCACTGGTTTTAATGTCACGTCCAAATTCCTGTGCATTTTTCATCTTCTCATCAGATGTTCTGTCACTCCCCCAGGGAAATTCTGATGAGTCAGTTCCCTCAAGATAAATCCCTGATACTTCATCTAAAATGGTAATATTCTGAATCCTTACACCAGTCACAGGTTCTCCTTTTGCATCAAGGAGGGAGACCCAAATCCCAACAGAAGGTCCCCCTGTTGATGCGGGTTTTATCTGAAATCCCTGTCCGTCAAGGATGACAGATGATGAAGTAATGATAACACCGACCGGGTATGTGTGAGTGATATTGTGCTCAAGCGTATACCTGCCCGGTTCTGAGATGAGAACATAATCACCGGTGTATGGACCATCATTCGGGGGAAACTGAATTGGTATTCCAAAGCAAGGTTGAATAATGAACAGTAAAGCAAAGCACAGGGTAAAAAATGTTTTCCGGATCATCAATACTCCCCCTGATCAGGTTGTTGTCAAAGCATGGGTGTTCTCAGGGTTTATGGCTTCTGAGTTCTTGAGGGGTACAATTGAATTAATCCAGGGACGGATCGAGTATTCTGATTCCTTCATGAACAAGGACAACATCGATGTACGCTCCTTCAGGCCTTGCATGATGTTTTACAACCCGGATTCGACGGGCGTTGTCCCGGCGTTCAATCCGAAGAATAACTTTACAAAGATGATAAAGGCTGGTTCCCCCGAGTGGAGCAAATTCTCCCCGGCTAATGTCCATATATACCTGGTTTGAGATAAGAACCGGGATATCATACCGCTTTGCATACCCAAGGAGTACGGTCATCTGCCGGTTAAACCGCTGAAGAGCTTCCTGGACATGTTCGAGTTCGGTTCGATACAATCCGGTTGCAGAATCCAGAATAATAAGGCCGGCTTTATTGTCCCTGATTACATTCTCTGATTCATGGATCATCAAGGCCTGCTGATCAAAATCAGAAGGTTCATACAGATACAGCCGTTCTGCAAGTTTTTCTGCATCATCACCGGCAATCTGGCTGAACCGTTCTACAGAGAAACTTTCCGTATCAAAATATACAACCGTTTCATCTTTTTTCAAGGCAGAAACTGCAGCAAGAAGGCACAATGTGGATTTTCCGGTTCCAGGTTCTCCATAAATCTGGGTGATCATCTTCCTTGGATAACCAGTCCCAATCAGATCATCAAGAGCCTCATTCCCTGAGTATAACCCGGTCAGTTTCACGCATCTTCTCCTTGTTTAAGATACTCTCGGCCTGCCTCTTCCACAATGTGGAGTACATCACGTACTGGCATCGCATGCTCCCGTGCAAAACTTTCGGCGAAATCATATTCTGGTTTGACAAGATAACATACACCGCCGATATATCCGAATTTTACAGGAAAAATGGTACTGCTTCCCTCTATTACAACCGGAATATTCTGAATAATCCTCTCTGCTATGAACCGGTGAACAGCCGGAGAAACTCGAACGCCCAGTGTTCCCAGTTCCCGTGCGAGGAGTTCTGCCAGGGCAGATGTTCGATCTGGTGGTGATATAACCCTGACAAGAGATCCTGGTCTTCCTTTTTTCATCAGGACTGGAATTACACTTGCATCTCGTGCACCTGCCTCCATTACTTTTCCAAGGACGGTTCCAATACATTCACCAGATATATCATCCACATTTGTCTCAAGAATATCAACGGTATCAGTGGAAAAGCCCTGAAACTCCATAAGCATAGCCCTGAGCACATTTGGAGACTTGGGATCATCTCTTGTTCCTGCTCCATACCCTATCTCTAGTATTTTTCCAATAGGAAGAGACGGGAGTGACTGATGCGTAATTTCAGCAAGGATCGCTGCTCCGGTCGGGGTGAGTTGTTCACCGACATGGTTCCCTGATAGTACGAGAAGATTTCCGGCTTTCAATATTGCTGCTGTTGCAGGTGCAGGCACCGGTAGAGTGCCATGAGCACAGGTAATAGTCCCGGTCCCGAGTGCGATAGGCAGGGTGATGATCCTCTCAGGGGCAAGCAGGTACAGGGCCATACAGGATCCAATCACATCTGCAATGGCATCATCTGCACCGACTTCATGAAAATGGACATGATGATCCCCGTGAACAGACTCTTCTGCCTT comes from Methanospirillum hungatei and encodes:
- a CDS encoding MBL fold metallo-hydrolase, encoding MVVKFIPGRGMYANAYVARGTILVDAGVTPMAIEAHRNTITHIILTHCHFDHIAYLPALQKMTGAKIYIHQADAEGLMNDNLSLSMHFGAHSPGIIPDMILEGGEVIEGYEIIHTPGHTPGSICLYDQDSAELISGDTVFSDGAFGRYDFPGGSRTRLSESIQKLTELKVNGLYPGHGIPVREHGDRFIKGAATLIQSGYG
- the thiC gene encoding phosphomethylpyrimidine synthase ThiC, with translation MVNYRDYLPDTSLVKAIAEAESLDKDRIFRLIQSGRVVIPHNPRRPHPPCAIGEGCRVKVNVNVGTSQDLCDPTLEKEKAQAAILNGAHTLMDLSTGGDIPAIRRMILSNKVPVGTVPIYEAVRRAGSVRDVDADLIFQVIREHCRDGVDFLTLHCGVNRDVFRSLQEDPRRMGVVSRGGAFHIAMMAAREEENPLWSEFDYLCEILAEYSVVISLGDGMRPGCHEDASREAKTVEYLNLGRLARKSQSLGVPRMIEGPGHMPLEQIGYNVRMIKELTNHAPLYLLGPLVTDIASGYDHVVGAIGGAIACKHGANFLCMVSPSEHLALPRVHDIVEGTRASVLAAHIGDLLSGRTDAKDRELMMGKARQELDWEKQFNTSLFPEVARNIHDRDPKGETCSMCGDLCAVKMVRDLFKTPDISRNEKC
- a CDS encoding RNA recognition motif domain-containing protein, with product MKDLFSQYGEVVSVKIIEQKGFGFVEMATSEEAQAAMDALNQTVFEGRTMRIDEARPMQPRREYDRGSGGGYNRGGGYGQGRRY
- a CDS encoding NosD domain-containing protein; translation: MIRKTFFTLCFALLFIIQPCFGIPIQFPPNDGPYTGDYVLISEPGRYTLEHNITHTYPVGVIITSSSVILDGQGFQIKPASTGGPSVGIWVSLLDAKGEPVTGVRIQNITILDEVSGIYLEGTDSSEFPWGSDRTSDEKMKNAQEFGRDIKTSGVTITGSRIGMVSKDLAALSIWQSEIRNNEIGLQIIGGIPDIRNVIISDNSGIGLHLQKTSGGDITGCRIEGNHAPGILLDQTTGVHIWNNILDNLVNIKNNESEGTTLFHPLLNQTNIIKGDLTGGNLWAMGGIPVYVSHKITDVDHNGIGDIPYTEAGLIDQYTLVPSGTGYSPPETDAEPVEQVPVTHTPVPVSTPLSIITGIHAIIIGDTIPSEMQTKTSYPVTITIFNDGSDDWLDMHAVGIKATDQAATSGPEWLVVPSIVKSKQSYTFNFELMSPSTPGTYELSYQAARGGQGVSVTFGRPYKKVITVK
- the radB gene encoding DNA repair and recombination protein RadB gives rise to the protein MKLTGLYSGNEALDDLIGTGYPRKMITQIYGEPGTGKSTLCLLAAVSALKKDETVVYFDTESFSVERFSQIAGDDAEKLAERLYLYEPSDFDQQALMIHESENVIRDNKAGLIILDSATGLYRTELEHVQEALQRFNRQMTVLLGYAKRYDIPVLISNQVYMDISRGEFAPLGGTSLYHLCKVILRIERRDNARRIRVVKHHARPEGAYIDVVLVHEGIRILDPSLD
- the larC gene encoding nickel pincer cofactor biosynthesis protein LarC, which translates into the protein MRLLAFDPFHGAAGDMICGALLGLGIPHEPVMRAMGSVVQVPEIEKVSRTGISAIKVHTHAGPAHRTLEEVLDIVKAADAPRVVITRAERIFTHIAKAEESVHGDHHVHFHEVGADDAIADVIGSCMALYLLAPERIITLPIALGTGTITCAHGTLPVPAPATAAILKAGNLLVLSGNHVGEQLTPTGAAILAEITHQSLPSLPIGKILEIGYGAGTRDDPKSPNVLRAMLMEFQGFSTDTVDILETNVDDISGECIGTVLGKVMEAGARDASVIPVLMKKGRPGSLVRVISPPDRTSALAELLARELGTLGVRVSPAVHRFIAERIIQNIPVVIEGSSTIFPVKFGYIGGVCYLVKPEYDFAESFAREHAMPVRDVLHIVEEAGREYLKQGEDA